In the genome of Perca flavescens isolate YP-PL-M2 chromosome 21, PFLA_1.0, whole genome shotgun sequence, the window tggcggacttcctctTGCATAAAGAGTATGGTTCTAATGAgcttttttgtacgtcttgacatgctacatatgtgtaccacgttttgttagtctacgttaaacgcactgcaggggttaaatatttaaaattctgtagggggcgctagcgagccatttttgtgtgcctattcccgaaacccttaaaatacgtacattttcaccaggcttgatgcgaccgccaattttggtgagtttttgaatatgttaagcccctcaaaaagccaattaatttggcgggaaaaaagaagaagaattccttcagtttcaatagggcatTTGCCGCTGTCGTACTGCACGTTTATTTTCTATGcatagtttttttaaatcaataaacacATGTTTACCTCTGATGTTGTATTACTCTGAATGTCTTCTTCCGTCGTTACAGGACTTGGTTTCTGCTTCAGCTTCCAGCCAGCGGTGACGATCCTCGGGCACTACTTTGTGCGTCGCCGTGCGTTCGCCAACGCGATGTCGTCTACGGGCACGCCGCTGGGACTGTGCTTTCTGCCTTTCCTGGGTGACTACCTCCACACAGAGCTGGGCTGGAGGGGAAGTTTCCTTGTTTTGGGGGCCGTCCTGCTGAACTGCTGCGTGTGCGGAGCAGTGATGAGGCCCCTGCAGCCCCCCAAGCATCGCGGCCAGCCGCTCTTGAACCACGGACCCCCTCCGCCCGAGGAGGAAACTGAGAGGACGGAGAAAGGGAGGATGAGAAGGATATGGAGCTCTTTGGGGGCTTCTCTGAGCAAACACATGGCCTTTGATCAGCTCTGCCACAACACACGTTACTGTGTGTACGCCATAGGCATCACCTGGATGATGCTTGGGCTAGGGGTGCCTTTAATTTACCTGGTTCCCTACGCCACAGCTAACGACATGGAGCAGAGCCGGGCCGCGCTGCTGCTCGGCATCCTGGGTATGGTTAACATCGTGGTGCGGCCGCCCTTCGGCATCCTCTTCAGCATGTCATGGTTCAAAGGGCGTCACATTTACGTATTTTCCGCTGCTCTGCTGGTCAACGGGCTCAGTAACAGCATCTGCTGCATCGGTCCCAGCTTCCCCGTGCTGCTGGCTTATGTGGCGGTCTACGGGCTGTCCATGAGCGTGGTGGGCTCGCTGATGTTCACTGTCCTCATGGAGATAGTGGAGATGAGCCGCTTCCCCTCAGCTCTAGGTCTGCTCGCCATCATGGAGAGCGTCACGCTGCTCATCGGACCTCCGCTGGCAGGTAACGTACAAAGTTTTAGAAATGGAGAGAAGAGATCTGGTGGGAATGTGGGGCACACTATCTTATAATCACAAAGTCTAGATGGATTTAGCCTCAGCTGGTTTTTACAGGCAGATTGGAGATTTAGGTAGTTAAATaagtggatggtgaaaggcaacatgtaggatttaaagtgtgacgtctgtgcttggaggcttgccaatattcatgttaacagactagctagcgctagctaacactgggaatgtaacagccaaatgggggtttacggctagcttagaatatgcaaaACCAAAGTTGCTGAGCTGACAACTggaaaatataaggtagcatgtacaataaatgacaagaatctggaaaacataattaatgcaataactctggtttaccatggaaGACTGTTCTCAGACTAGCTagtgtttgctaacattagcagctaAAGTGGGGTTTACAGCTAGCTTAATGGGTTCGGG includes:
- the LOC114548706 gene encoding LOW QUALITY PROTEIN: monocarboxylate transporter 6 (The sequence of the model RefSeq protein was modified relative to this genomic sequence to represent the inferred CDS: inserted 1 base in 1 codon), yielding MAVGAGWCWXATIIVLALTLAFPSCVGIFYTDLQNEFHASNSETSWVPSIMTSVLHAGGPLCSVLVEKLGCRATVMLGGVLSGLEMAASSFTQSITQLYITAGVITGLGFCFSFQPAVTILGHYFVRRRAFANAMSSTGTPLGLCFLPFLGDYLHTELGWRGSFLVLGAVLLNCCVCGAVMRPLQPPKHRGQPLLNHGPPPPEEETERTEKGRMRRIWSSLGASLSKHMAFDQLCHNTRYCVYAIGITWMMLGLGVPLIYLVPYATANDMEQSRAALLLGILGMVNIVVRPPFGILFSMSWFKGRHIYVFSAALLVNGLSNSICCIGPSFPVLLAYVAVYGLSMSVVGSLMFTVLMEIVEMSRFPSALGLLAIMESVTLLIGPPLAGVLIDRTGQYFHVFFACSAVVASSAVFLMVSFCWLDKRDSELSKQGPPPRHEPAVDLAPGCQYISVPTEGDKDKASSNGA